The genomic window TGGTGGTCAGGCCCGCGCAATCCGCGGGTCGAGCATGGTTTGCAGCACGTCGACCAGCAGGTTCAGCAACACGAAGAACAGCGCCAGCACCAGGATGGTTCCCTGCAGCAGCGGCAGGTCGCGCTGGAAGATGGCGGAGTTCAATAGAAAGCCGGTGCCGGGCCAGGAGAACACCGTCTCGATCAATATCGAGCCGCCGAGCAGGTAGCCCAGCTGCAGGCCCATCACGGCCAGCGCGGTGGGTGCCGCGTTCTTCACCATGTGGCGGAACACGCCGAAGTGCGTGAGGCCCTTGGCGCGCAGGCCGACAATGAATTCCTGGTCCAGGATGTCGGCCACCAGCGCGCGCACGGTGCGCGCAATGATGCCCATGGGAATCACCGACATGGTGAAGGCCGGCAGGATGAGGAACTGCACATGCTCCCAGTCCCACGCCCAGTCGCTGGAGCCGCCCGGCCCCGCGCCGGTGGCCGGCAGCCACATGAGCTGCGACGAGAACACGATCACCATCACCATGCCCAGCCAGTAGTGCGGCACGCTCACGCCCAGCACCGACAGCATCGAGGCGAAGCGGTCGATCCACGAGTTGCGGAAGTACCCCGCCACAAAGCCGAACAGGCAGCCCAGCACAAAGCCGATGAACGTGGCCACCACCGCCAGCCGCAGCGTGTTGCCCACGGCGGTGAACACCTCGCCCGCCACGGCCCGGTTGCTTGCGATCGAAACGCCCAGGTCGCCATGCAGCGCGCGCCAGATCCACATCGCGAACTGCTCGGGCAGCGAACGGTTAAAGCCATAGAGCTCGCGCAGCTGCGCCTGCAGGTCGGCCGAGGCGTCGGGCGGAAGAATCGACACCAGCGGATCGCCGGGCGCGATGTGCACGAGCAGAAAGCACACCAGCGCCACGCCGATCATGATCGGCACGGCGTAGACCACGCGGCGCAGCAAATAGGCCAGCATCAGTCCATCGTCATGGTTGCGATGTCGATGAACCAGCTTTTCGGCTGCACCACGTTCTTGACCTTGGCCGACATTGCACGCGGGCCGACGTCATGCGCGATCCAGACGAACGGTGCGTCGTCGACGATGTGCGCATGCAGCCTGGCCAGCGCGCCGTCCCGTGCCTTGTCGTCGAAGCTGGTGCGCGCATCGGCCACCAGCTTGTCGACCTCGGCGTTGCCGTAGTAGCCCCAGTTG from Variovorax paradoxus includes these protein-coding regions:
- a CDS encoding ABC transporter permease, encoding MLAYLLRRVVYAVPIMIGVALVCFLLVHIAPGDPLVSILPPDASADLQAQLRELYGFNRSLPEQFAMWIWRALHGDLGVSIASNRAVAGEVFTAVGNTLRLAVVATFIGFVLGCLFGFVAGYFRNSWIDRFASMLSVLGVSVPHYWLGMVMVIVFSSQLMWLPATGAGPGGSSDWAWDWEHVQFLILPAFTMSVIPMGIIARTVRALVADILDQEFIVGLRAKGLTHFGVFRHMVKNAAPTALAVMGLQLGYLLGGSILIETVFSWPGTGFLLNSAIFQRDLPLLQGTILVLALFFVLLNLLVDVLQTMLDPRIARA